AGAGGGGGAGTCTCTATTACcagcatgattattgggagtCCTTGGTCTTGGGTCCTTAatacacatatatttgtatgtatatattatatatgcgtATATATTTGCGGGCTAAGGACTTTACGGAAACCCAAACCGAAAGTTCCTTAATTAAGAAACTTTCGGTTTGGGTTTCCGTAAAGTCCTTAGCCTGCAAATATATacgcatatataatatatacatataaatatatgtgtattaaGGACCCAAGACTAAGgacccccaataatcatgctctaatctCGTCCAGTCACAGACACTGCTCTTGGTCAAGTTCATCGTACatcggtaaaaaaaaaaatctctcctttttcattacttttttttttctcaaataattttGAGAAGCCAAGGAAACGTAATGGGTTCGTACTCAATAGCAAGTACTATATCTCGAATTGCGACTCTAACCCGTTTCGTTAAAccttattccatcgatttttcTTACATCAATTGCCCTTGCAACAGAGCTCACAGGCCAAAGGTTTAGGCTTTTTTAGGAAAGTACTTTTCTTGAATGCGACTGTGTGTGTTGTTTGTTAAGTTATCTGAGTCtgtttgattgttttgttttgtagagATTTGATCAGCTTCGTGTGTTCTCTATGGCGTCGGAAGCGAAGGAATCAGCAGCAAACAACCCTGGCTTGTCAACGGTTCGGGATGAGGCTACCAAAGGGTATATCATGCAGCAGACTGTAAGATTCTCTCTGctttgattttgtgattttgttaATCATTATCCTTAGTTTCTGTAGTGGAGTCCAAAAAGTTTGTATCTGTTGGGGGCTCTCAGGTAGTTAGGTGTCTGTATACATGTTTGATCTCTTCTTTATACATGTGGCGGCCTCTGAATGCTATAGTGATTAGATTAACGCTTGTTGTCATTTAGGTGTTGTAAGCTTCCGTCTTAATGTTCTTTCAACAATTGATATGTTTCAACTTCGCCATCTTTGTGTGTAACTTTCAGATGTTTCGGGTGAAGGACCCTAAGGCTAGTCTTGACTTTTACTCACGTGTCCTGGGAATGTCGTAAGTTTTTTGTTCTCACCTCTTGAATGATCTCCTCTCTTAAGTTACCAATGCATATGCGTTCTTTCCTTATGATTACCTTAAGTCCCCAAGGAAACAAAGGGCTATTGTTCTTACTCTAAAAGTTCTATATTTTACTTTTCTGCCAGATTGCTCAAGAGGCTAGATTTCTCTGAGATGAAGTTCAGCTTGTACTTCCTGGGCTACGAGGTAAAAATTTGTTCTGTGTTCACCAAGCTAGAGTGGATCTTACTTACAGAAACAAAGTATAGAACTTTGCAATTTGCATCATGAATCGAGTTTCagcacataaaaaaaaattagagcaCTTAAATCAGGCAACCTATTGATGGATTGACATGCTTAATCAAAAGTTGTAAAAGTGAAGCTAAGTTAATAAGGTTTACAGTTATTTTGGTTTCTTGTTCTGCATCACTTAGACGAATATAGATATTTCTCCTGGGTGCTTAAATCCTTAGTAGAGATCAATAAGCTGAGTTTGACTAATTTACTATGGAACAGGATACTTCGACAGCTCCAACAGATCCTACTGAGAGAACTGTTTGGACCTTTGGTCGACCTGCAACAATTGAGCTGACTCAGTAAGAAACAACTGTTATTACCTcactttctctcttttcttgcaTTCGATGTTCCATTACATATGAATACCCTTCTCTCAGCAACTGGGGCACAGAGAGTGATCCTGAGTTTAAAGGCTATCATAATGGAAACTCCGAGCCTCGTGGATTTGGTAAAGTCTCTCTACCCTGTTATTCTCTACATTAACAAGTAATAAGCCTTGCACATAAACGTTTTCGCTGTTGTTGCTACAGGGCATATTGGGGTTACAGTTGATGATGTGCACAAGGCATGCGAGAGATTTGAACAACTGGGAGTAGAGTTCGTCAAGAAACCGAATGATGGTACTTACCTATATTACCAGCTGAATCTATTAAAAGGTTTCTCTGTTTGGGAAAGCTGGTTCTTATCGTGTTGTCCGATGGCAGGAAAGATGAAGAATATAGCCTTCATCAAGGATCCTGATGGCTACTGGATCGAGATCTTTGATCTCAAGACTATCGGGACAACAGCCGGAAACGCAGCTTGAAGTAGTTCCACTTGTGCTGTTTGTGTTCTTGTGTTCATTCCACCTGAGTTTGAAATTCAAATAAAGATGTTTCCTGTCTCAACGAATAAGAGAAAATGACATTATTCTCAATGTGGTCTGTTTCTTGGTCTTTACAATGAGTTGAGTTAAATAAGTTGTTATCAATGAGAATCAGTTTGATTTCATGTCATGAATAATCTGTGAATGTTCTACTTGTTTCTTGatatattttgattgttatTTGGTACAAGAATGAACTAACCATTATACATTATCTCGGTTCATGAAGCAACAAGCAAACACAAAAGAGTCTGGAGGATTCATTGTATACATTGTCTGTGATACCAAAAGTAAAAACGAAAAATGGTTCAGATCTTTGGAAACAACTCTCTGAAGGTGGCTTACGCAGTCTCATTTTTTCACCtacaaacaaaaccaaagaaTAGCAACTTAAGTAAGAGTTCAATTTTATTCTTTGGGACAGATAGatttagtattaaaaaaatgGTATATACTTACCTGAACATCAATCTTAACGTCACGTAGAAGCTGTGCAGCAACTTTACCATACCTTCTCATCTCCCATTCGCTCATCTTCCCGTCTCGTAATCTCATCAACAAACTATCTTCTCTAAGTTTAGGACGGTGTGTAGCa
This genomic interval from Brassica napus cultivar Da-Ae chromosome A6, Da-Ae, whole genome shotgun sequence contains the following:
- the LOC106346359 gene encoding lactoylglutathione lyase isoform X1, which produces MGSYSIASTISRIATLTRFVKPYSIDFSYINCPCNRAHRPKRFDQLRVFSMASEAKESAANNPGLSTVRDEATKGYIMQQTMFRVKDPKASLDFYSRVLGMSLLKRLDFSEMKFSLYFLGYEDTSTAPTDPTERTVWTFGRPATIELTHNWGTESDPEFKGYHNGNSEPRGFGHIGVTVDDVHKACERFEQLGVEFVKKPNDGKMKNIAFIKDPDGYWIEIFDLKTIGTTAGNAA
- the LOC106346359 gene encoding lactoylglutathione lyase isoform X2, which translates into the protein MASEAKESAANNPGLSTVRDEATKGYIMQQTMFRVKDPKASLDFYSRVLGMSLLKRLDFSEMKFSLYFLGYEDTSTAPTDPTERTVWTFGRPATIELTHNWGTESDPEFKGYHNGNSEPRGFGHIGVTVDDVHKACERFEQLGVEFVKKPNDGKMKNIAFIKDPDGYWIEIFDLKTIGTTAGNAA